A stretch of Mus musculus strain C57BL/6J chromosome 19, GRCm38.p6 C57BL/6J DNA encodes these proteins:
- the Pcnx3 gene encoding pecanex-like protein 3 isoform X3 — translation MGSQVLQILRQGVWASLTGGWFFDPHQSTFSNCFHLYVWIFLLIFPFLLYMVLPPSLMVAGVYCLVVAVIFATIKTVNYRLHAMFDQGEIVEKRNSTMGEQEEEAAQGESSLPRDPGVEMTVFRKVSSTPPVRCSSQHSVFGFNQVSELLPRMEDSGPLRDIKELVREQGSNNVIVTSADREMLKLSSQEKLIGDLPQTPPGVVPDPSLPSTDSSERSPMAGDGVPWGGSGVADTPMSPLLKGSLSQELSKSFLTLTRPDRALVRTSSRREQCRGTGGYQPLDRRGSGDPMPQKAGSSDSCFSGTDRETLSSFKSEKTNSTHLDSPPGGHAPEGSDTDPPSEAELPASPDAGVPSDDTLRSFDTVIGAGTPPGQTEPLLVVRPKDLALLRPSKRRPPMRGHSPPGRTPRRPLLEGSGFFEDEDTSEGSELSPASSLRSQRRYSTDSSSSTSCYSPESSQGAAGGPRKRRAPHGAEEGTAVPPKRPYGTQRTPSTASAKTHARVLSMDGAGGDVLRAPLAGSKAELEAQPGMELAAGEPAVLPPEARRGPAANQPGWRGELQEEGAVGGAPEETGQRECTSNVRRAQAIRRRHNAGSNPTPPASVMGSPPSSLQEAQRGRAASHSRALTLPSALHFASSLLLTRAGPNVHEASNFDDTSEGAVHYFYDESGVRRSYTFGLAGGGYENPVSQPGEQAANGAWDRHSHSSSFHSADVPEATGGLNLLQPRPVVLQGMQVRRVPLEIPEDSLHESQEQTLMEEAPPRAQHSYKYWFLPGRWTSVRYERLALLALLDRTRGVMENIFGVGLSSLVAFLGYLLLLKGFFTDIWVFQFCLVIASCQYSLLKSVQPDAASPMHGHNWVIAYSRPVYFCICCLLIWLLDALGTAQPFPPVSLYGLTLFSASFFFCARDVATVFTLCFPFVFLLGLLPQVNTCLMYLLEQIDMHGFGGTAATSPLTAVFSLTRSLLAAALLYGFCLGAIKTPWPEQHVPVLFSVFCGLLVAMSYHLSRQSSDPTVLWSLVRSKLFPELEERSLETARVEPPDPLPEKMRQSVREVLHSDLVMCVVIAVLTFAVSASTVFIALKSVLGFVLYALAGAVGFFTHYLLPQLRKQLPWFCLSQPVLKPLEYSQYEVRGAAQVMWFEKLYAGLQCAEKYLIYPAVVLNALTVDAHTVVSHPDKFCLYCRALLMTVAGLKLLRSAFCCPPQQYLTLAFTVLLFHFDYPRLSQGFLLDYFLMSLLCSKLWDLLYKLRFVLTYIAPWQITWGSAFHAFAQPFAVPHSAMLFLQALLSGLFSTPLNPLLGSAVFIMSYARPLKFWERDYNTKRVDHSNTRLVTQLDRNPGADDNNLNSIFYEHLTRSLQHTLCGDLVLGRWGNYGPGDCFVLASDYLNALVHLIEVGNGLITFQLRGLEFRGTYCQQREVEAITEGVEEDEGCCCCEPGHLPRVLSFNAAFGQRWLAWEVTASKYVLEGYSISDNNAASMLQVFDLRKILVTYYVKSIIYYVSRSPKLETWLNHEGIAAALRPVRALGYADSDPTFSLSVDEDYDLRLSGLSLPSFCAVHLEWIQYCASRRSQPVDQDWNSPLVTLCFGLCVLGRRALGTASHSMSASLEPFLYGLHALFKGDFRITSPRDEWVFADMDLLHRVVAPGVRMALKLHQDHFTSPDEYEEPAALYDAIAANEERLVISHEGDPAWRSAILSNTPSLLALRHVMDDASDEYKIIMLNRRHLSFRVIKVNRECVRGLWAGQQQELVFLRNRNPERGSIQNAKQALRNMINSSCDQPLGYPIYVSPLTTSLAGSHPQLRALWGGPVSLGAIARWLLRSWERLHKGCGAGCNSGGNVDDSDCGGGGGLTSLSNHPPLAHPTPENAAGSSEQPLPPGPSWGPRPSLSGSGDGRPPPLLQWPPPRLPGPPPASPAPTEGPRPSRPSGPALLNSEGPSGKWSLGGRKGLGGPDGEPASGSPKGGTPKSQAPLDLSLSPDVSSEASPARTTQDLPCLDSSIPEGCTPSGAPGDWPVPAEERESPAAQPLLEHQY, via the exons ATGGGGTCTCAGGTGTTGCAGATCCTGCGCCAGGGGGTGTGGGCCTCGCTCACTGGGGGATGGTTCTTCGATCCGCATCAGAGCACCTTCTCCAACTGCTTCCATCTCTATGTCTGGATCTTCTTGCTCATCTTTCCCTTCTTGCTGTACATG GTCCTGCCCCCCAGCCTGATGGTGGCTGGAGTGTACTGCCTGGTGGTAGCTGTCATCTTTGCTACCATCAAGACTGTGAACTATCGCCTGCATGCCATGTTCGACCAGGGCGAGATTGTGGAGAAACGCAACTCTACCATGGGGGAGCAGGAAGAAGAGGCTGCCCAGGGGGAGAGCAGTCTCCCAAG GGACCCTGGTGTGGAGATGACGGTGTTCCGGAAGGTGAGCTCCACGCCCCCTGTACGCTGCAGTTCCCAGCATTCTGTGTTTGGCTTCAACCAGGTTTCG GAGTTGCTGCCCCGGATGGAGGATTCTGGGCCCCTCAGAG ACATCAAGGAGCTGGTACGGGAACAGGGCAGCAACAACGTGATCGTGACCTCTGCCGATCGAGAAATGCTGAAGCTCAGCTCCCAAGAGAAACTGA TTGGAGACCTTCCCCAGACACCTCCAGGGGTTGTTCCAGACCCCTCTCTCCCCAGTACGGATTCTTCCGAGCGTTCTCCCATGGCTGGAGATGGTGTCCCCTGGGGTGGGAGCGGTGTGGCTGACACTCCCATGAGCCCTTTACTGAAAGGGAGCCTCAGCCAGGAGCTAAGCAAGAGCTTTCTGACCCTGACCCGGCCTGACCGGGCCCTAGTGAGGACCAGTAGTCGGCGGGAACAATGTCGGGGAACTGGAGGCTACCAGCCCCTGGACCGGAGGGGCTCAGGTGACCCCATGCCCCAGAAAGCTGGCTCTTCGGATTCCTGCTTCAGTGGCACTGACAGGGAGACTCTGAGCAGCTTCAAGAGTGAGAAGACTAACTCTACACACCTCGACAGTCCCCCTGGTGGGCATGCTCCCGAGGGCAGCGACACAGACCCTCCTTCTGAGGCTGAGCTGCCTGCCTCCCCAGATGCTGGGGTCCCCTCAGATGACACACTTCGTTCCTTTGACACAGTCATTGGAGCAGGGACACCACCGGGCCAAACGGAGCCGCTCCTGGTTGTGCGGCCCAAGGACTTGGCCCTGCTTCGGCCTAGCAAGCGGCGGCCCCCCATGCGAGGACATTCCCCACCTGGTCGTACCCCAAGACGGCCCTTGCTTGAGGGCTCAGGCTTCTTTGAAGATGAAGATACCAGTGAAGGTAGTGAGCTGAGTCCAGCATCCAGTCTCCGGTCTCAGCGCCGCTATAGCACTGATAGCTCCTCGTCTACTTCTTGCTACTCCCCCGAGAGCTCCCAGGGTGCAGCAGGGGGTCCTCGGAAGCGGCGGGCCCCTCATGGGGCCGAAGAAGGAACTGCTGTGCCCCCTAAGCGACCCTATGGGACCCAGCGGACGCCCAGTACTGCCAGTGCCAAAACTCATGCCCGTGTGTTGAGCATGGATGGGGCAGGGGGTGATGTCTTACGGGCACCCCTGGCGGGCTCCAAGGCTGAGCTGGAGGCCCAGCCAGGAATGGAGCTGGCTGCTGGTGAGCCTGCTGTGTTGCCTCCTGAAGCCCGGAGGGGACCCGCTGCCAACCAGCCTGGCTGGCGGGGGGAGCTGCAGGAGGAAGGTGCTGTAGGGGGAG CACCTGAGGAAACAGGTCAGCGGGAATGCACAAGCAATGTGAGGAGAGCTCAAGCTATCCGGAGACGACACAATGCAGGCAGCAACCCTACGCCTCCAGCCTCTGTCATGGGCTCACCACCTAG CAGCCTGCAGGAGGCTCAGCGGGGCCGGGCTGCTTCCCACTCCAGGGCACTGACTCTGCCCTCCGCTCTGCACTTTGCCTCTTCCCTGTTGCTCACCCGAGCTGGCCCCAACGTCCATGAAGCCAGCAATTTTGATGACACCTCTGAGGGTGCTGTGCACTATTTCTACGACGAGAGTG GTGTACGACGGTCGTATACCTTTGGCCTAGCTGGAGGTGGCTACGAGAACCCTGTGAGTCAGCCAGGCGAGCAGGCAGCCAATGGAGCCTG GGACCGTCACTCACATTCCTCCAGCTTCCACTCAGCTGATGTGCCTGAAGCCACGGGAGGCTTGAACCTGTTGCAGCCAAGGCCAGTAGTTCTTCAGGGTATGCAGGTGCGCAGGGTGCCCCTGGAAATCCCAGAG GACTCCCTGCACGAATCCCAGGAGCAGACACTGATGGAGGAGGCACCACCCCGGGCCCAGCACAGCTACAAGTACTGGTTTCTTCCTGGCCGTTGGACCTCTGTGCGCTACGAACGGCTGGCCCTGCTAGCTCTGTTGGACCG GACACGTGGGGTAATGGAGAACATTTTCGGTGTTGGATTGAGCAGCCTGGTTGCCTTCCTGGGATACCTGTTGCTGCTCAAGGGCTTCTTCACTGACATCTGGGTCTTCCAGTTCTGTCTGGTCATCGCCTCCTGTCAGTACTCCCTGCTCAAG AGCGTGCAGCCTGATGCAGCATCCCCAATGCAC GGCCACAACTGGGTGATTGCATACAGCCGGCCTGTCTACTTCTGTATCTGCTGTCTACTCATCTGGCTGCTGGATGCCCTGGGGACCGCTCAGCCCTTCCCACCTGTCTCTCTGTACGGCCTCACactcttctctgcctctttcttcttttgtgccCGAGATGTGGCCACTG TGTTCACCTTATGCTTTCCGTTCGTCTTCCTCCTGGGCCTCCTGCCCCAGGTCAACACCTGCCTCATGTACCTCCTGGAGCAGATAGACATGCATGGCTTTGGAGGCACAG CTGCCACCAGCCCACTCACTGCGGTCTTCAGCCTCACGCGAAGCCTGCTGGCTGCTGCCCTGCTTTATGGCTTCTGCCTTGGGGCCATCAAG ACACCTTGGCCAGAGCAGCACGTCCCTGTCCTCTTCTCAGTCTTCTGTGGCCTCCTGGTGGCAATGTCCTACCATCTGAGCCGGCAGAGCAGCGACCCCACCGTTCTCTG GTCTCTAGTCCGGAGTAAACTCTTCCCTGAGCTAGAGGAGCGGAGCCTAGAGACAGCCCGGGTCGAACCCCCAGACCCACTGCCAGAGAAGATGCGTCAGTCAGTG CGGGAAGTCTTGCACTCCGACCTGGTGATGTGTGTGGTGATCGCCGTGCTCACCTTTGCCGTCAGTGCCAGCACCGTCTTCATTGCCCTGAAG TCAGTTCTGGGCTTCGTGTTATATGCGCTGGCAGGAGCCGTGGGCTTCTTCACGCATTACCTGCTGCCACAGCTGCGCAAACAGCTCCCCTGGTTCTGCCTCTCACAGCCTGTGCTGAAGCCACTGGAGTATAGCCAGTATGAAGTGCGAG GCGCTGCCCAGGTGATGTGGTTTGAGAAGCTCTACGCTGGCCTGCAGTGTGCTGAGAAGTACCTCATCTACCCTGCCGTGGTCCTCAACGCTCTCACAGTGGACGCCCACACAGTCGTCAGCCACCCAGACAAATTCTGCCTCTA CTGCCGGGCCTTGCTGATGACTGTGGCGGGGCTGAAGCTGCTGCGCTCGGCCTTCTGTTGCCCACCCCAGCAGTACCTGACCTTGGCCTTCACTGTCCTCCTCTTCCACTTCGACTACCCGAGGCTCTCACAGGGCTTCCTGCTTGACTACTTCCTCATGTCTCTGCTCTGCAGCAAG CTTTGGGACCTGCTGTACAAGCTGCGTTTTGTACTGACCTACATTGCACCATGGCAGATCACCTGGGGCTCAGCCTTCCATGCCTTTGCCCAGCCCTTCGCTGTACCAC ACTCAGCTATGCTGTTCCTTCAGGCCCTGCTCTCAGGGCTCTTTTCTACCCCACTCAACCCCCTGCTGGGCAGCGCAGTCTTCATCATGTCCTACGCAAGGCCCCTCAAGTTCTGGGAGAGGGACTACAA CACTAAACGTGTGGACCATTCTAACACTCGCCTAGTGACACAGCTGGACCGGAACCCAG GCGCTGATGACAACAACCTCAACTCCATCTTCTATGAGCACTTGACACGCTCGCTGCAGCACACGCTGTGTGGGGATCTGGTGCTGGGCCGCTGGGGCAATTATGGCCCTGGAGACTGCTTTGTCCTGGCCTCTGACTACCTCAACGCGCTAGTGCACCTCATTGAGGTTGGCAATGGCCTCATCACCTTCCAGCTTCGTGGCCTTGAGTTCCGGG GCACATACTGCCAGCAGCGTGAGGTGGAGGCCATCACGGAAGGTGTGGAGGAAGACGAGGGCTGCTGTTGCTGTGAGCCTGGTCACCTGCCCCGGGTCCTGTCCTTCAATGCTGCCTTTGGGCAGCGCTGGCTGGCCTGGGAGGTGACAGCCAGCAAGTACGTGCTGGAAGGCTACAGCATCAGTGACAACAACGCAGCCTCCATGCTGCAGGTGTTTGACCTCCGCAAGATCCTCGTCACTTACTATGTCAAG AGCATCATCTACTATGTGAGCCGCTCTCCAAAGCTAGAGACCTGGCTGAACCATGAGGGCATCGCCGCTGCCCTCCGGCCTGTGCGAGCCCTTGGTTACGCAGACTCGGACCCCACCTTCTCACTGAGTGTTGACGAGGACTACGACCTCCGGTTGTCTGGCCTCTCCCTGCCATCCTTCTGCGCTGTCCACCTCGAGTGGATCCAGTACTGTGCCTCTCGGCGCAGCCAG CCCGTGGACCAGGACTGGAATTCACCGTTGGTTACACTGTGCTTTGGCCTGTGTGTGCTGGGTCGCCGGGCCCTGGGAACAGCGTCACACAGTATGTCTGCCAG CCTGGAGCCCTTCCTCTATGGCCTGCACGCCCTGTTCAAGGGGGACTTCCGCATCACCTCTCCCCGTGACGAGTGGGTCTTTGCCGACATGGATCTGCTTCACCGAGTGGTAGCCCCTGGGGTTCGCATGGCCCTCAAGCTTCACCAG GACCATTTCACATCTCCTGATGAGTATGAGGAACCAGCAGCCCTGTATGACGCCATCGCGGCCAATGAGGAGCGGCTAGTCATCTCACATGAGGGGGACCCTGCCTGGCGCAGTGCCATCCTCAGCAACACCCCCTCCCTGCTGGCGCTGCGCCATGTCATGGACGACGCTTCTGACGAGTACAAGATCATCATGCTCAACAGGCGCCACCTCAGCTTCCGAGTCATCAAG GTAAACCGAGAGTGTGTGCGTGGGCTGTGGGCTGGGCAGCAACAAGAGCTGGTGTTCCTGCGCAACCGCAACCCTGAGCGCGGCAGCATCCAGAATGCCAAGCAGGCACTCCGCAACATGATCAATTCCTCCTGCGACCAGCCACTGGGATATCCCATCTACGTGTCACCTCTTACCACATCTCTGGCTGGTAGCCACCCCCAACTGCGGGCGCTGTGGGGTGGTCCTGTCAGCCTGGGTGCCATTGCCCGATGGCTCTTGCGCAGCTGGGAGAg ACTTCATAAGGGCTGTGGCGCTGGCTGTAATAGCGGAGGGAATGTGGATGACTCGGACTGTGGTGGGGGTGGCGGCCTGACCTCCCTCAGCAATCATCCGCCCTTGGCACACCCTACGCCTGAAAATGCAGCAG GCAGCAGTGAGCAGCCCCTCCCACCAGGTCCTAGCTGGGGACCACGGCCTTCCCTCAGTGGCTCTGGTGATGGGCGGCCCCCTCCTCTGCTGCAGTGGCCTCCCCCTCGGCTCCCTGGACCACCCCCTGCTTCACCTGCTCCCACTGAGGGTCCCCGGCCCTCAAGACCTTCTGGCCCTGCTCTCCTCAATTCTGAGGGACCCAGTGGGAAGTGGAGTCTGGGGGGTCGGAAGGGACTGGGAGGACCTGATGGGGAGCCAGCCTCAGGGAGCCCCAAAGGAGGCACCCCCAAATCTCAG GCCCCTCTAGACCTCAGCCTCAGTCCTGATGTCAGCTCTGAGGCCTCACCTGCCAGAACCACCCAGGACCTTCCTTGCTTGGACAGCAGTATTCCTGAGGGTTGCACACCCTCCGGTGCCCCAGGTGACTGGCCTGTCCCTGCTGAGGAACGCGAGAGCCCGGCTGCCCAGCCCTTGCTGGAGCATCAGTACTGA